The following coding sequences are from one Longimicrobium sp. window:
- the secG gene encoding preprotein translocase subunit SecG, which yields MFTLLLILLVLCAVVLIPVVLLQSGKGGGLAAMGGGAGTDTLFGSRQATTILTKATWWSGGIFIALAFVLSILSSRPARRESILRQDLQNAPAAPAPTGAPAGTRPATGAQAPANTPLAPAPAPAATQGGNDPAGAQAGQPAPPAAPAPAPKQ from the coding sequence GTGTTCACGCTTCTGCTGATCCTGCTGGTCCTTTGCGCGGTGGTGCTGATCCCCGTGGTGCTGCTGCAGTCGGGGAAGGGCGGCGGCCTAGCGGCCATGGGCGGCGGCGCCGGCACCGACACCCTGTTCGGCAGCCGGCAGGCCACCACCATCCTGACCAAGGCCACCTGGTGGTCCGGCGGCATCTTCATCGCCCTGGCCTTCGTGCTCTCGATCCTGTCGTCGCGCCCCGCGCGCCGCGAGTCGATCCTGCGGCAGGACCTCCAGAACGCCCCCGCCGCGCCGGCTCCCACGGGCGCCCCGGCGGGCACGCGCCCGGCCACCGGCGCCCAGGCCCCCGCGAACACGCCGCTGGCCCCCGCTCCCGCGCCCGCGGCCACGCAGGGCGGCAACGACCCCGCCGGCGCGCAGGCCGGCCAGCCCGCGCCCCCGGCGGCCCCCGCCCCCGCGCCCAAGCAGTAG
- the tpiA gene encoding triose-phosphate isomerase: MSAPQPPVLAGNWKMNHGPGETARFFADFLAVHPPRETGSVVFFPPAVSLAAAREAVQGRPDVRLGVQNVYWEASGAFTGETSAGMAADAGAELVLVGHSERRWVFGETTQDTVKKVRAVLGAGLVPVLCVGEKIEERRAGRAEEVVAEQLRPVLDDVGRDEARSLVIAYEPVWAIGTGVNATPDDAAAMHRFVRERLVDRYGNDVAGALPILYGGSVKPDNARELLSRPGVDGVLVGGASLDPRGFAAICASV, encoded by the coding sequence GTGAGCGCTCCGCAGCCGCCGGTGCTGGCCGGCAACTGGAAGATGAACCACGGGCCGGGCGAGACGGCCCGCTTCTTCGCCGACTTCCTGGCCGTGCACCCGCCGCGCGAGACGGGGAGCGTGGTCTTCTTTCCCCCCGCCGTCTCGCTGGCCGCCGCGCGCGAGGCCGTGCAGGGCCGCCCCGACGTGCGCCTGGGCGTGCAGAACGTGTACTGGGAGGCGAGCGGCGCCTTCACCGGCGAGACCTCCGCCGGGATGGCCGCCGACGCGGGCGCCGAGCTGGTGCTGGTGGGCCACAGCGAGCGCCGCTGGGTGTTCGGGGAGACCACGCAGGACACGGTGAAGAAAGTGCGCGCCGTGCTGGGCGCGGGCCTGGTTCCCGTGCTCTGCGTGGGCGAGAAGATCGAGGAGCGCCGCGCCGGCCGCGCCGAAGAAGTGGTTGCCGAGCAGCTCCGCCCCGTGCTGGACGACGTGGGCCGCGACGAGGCGCGCTCGCTGGTGATCGCGTACGAGCCCGTGTGGGCCATCGGCACCGGCGTCAACGCCACGCCCGACGACGCGGCCGCCATGCACCGCTTCGTGCGCGAGCGGCTGGTGGACCGCTACGGGAACGACGTCGCCGGTGCGCTGCCGATCCTGTACGGCGGCAGCGTGAAGCCCGACAACGCCCGCGAGCTCCTCTCCCGGCCCGGCGTCGACGGCGTCCTGGTCGGCGGCGCCAGCCTGGACCCGCGGGGGTTCGCGGCGATCTGCGCGTCGGTGTGA
- a CDS encoding phosphoglycerate kinase, with the protein MDKLTLNDLPREALAGKRVLVRVDYNVPLDDEGRITDDSRITATLPTLRHLADAGARIVLLSHFGRPKGKPDPAMSLRPAAERLAEVLGRPVRFSEHTVGSQAVDAARQLGDGEVLLLENTRFHPGEEKNDPELARQMAELGDVYVDDAFGAAHRAHSSTAGVAEVVKGEGKPAAAGFLMAKELEYLGRALGDPERPFVAILGGAKISGKIDVIRSLLPKVDRLLIGGAMANTFFRAMGLETGTSLVEDDRVDMARELLQSSGDRLVLPADCVVTDRLEAGAPKQVVPREQIPADRLAADVGPRTVEEFRRILSDARTVVWNGPMGVFEQPEFAEGTRGVAQAVAEATGRGATTIVGGGDSAAAVAEMGLEDRMSHVSTGGGASLEFLEGKTLPGVAALSDRTGS; encoded by the coding sequence ATGGACAAGCTCACCCTGAACGACCTCCCGCGCGAGGCGCTCGCCGGCAAGCGCGTGCTGGTGCGCGTGGACTACAACGTCCCGCTCGACGACGAAGGCCGCATCACCGACGACAGCCGCATCACCGCCACGCTGCCGACCCTCAGGCACCTGGCCGACGCCGGCGCGCGCATCGTGCTCCTCTCGCACTTCGGCCGGCCGAAGGGGAAGCCCGACCCGGCGATGTCGCTCAGGCCCGCGGCCGAGCGCCTGGCCGAAGTGCTGGGCCGGCCGGTGCGCTTCTCCGAGCACACCGTCGGTTCCCAGGCCGTCGACGCCGCGCGCCAGCTCGGCGACGGCGAGGTGCTCCTGCTGGAGAACACGCGCTTCCACCCGGGCGAGGAGAAGAACGACCCGGAGCTGGCGCGGCAGATGGCCGAGCTGGGCGACGTCTACGTCGACGACGCGTTCGGCGCCGCGCACCGGGCGCACTCCTCCACCGCCGGCGTCGCCGAGGTGGTGAAGGGCGAGGGGAAGCCCGCCGCCGCCGGGTTCCTGATGGCGAAGGAGCTGGAGTACCTGGGCCGCGCCCTGGGCGACCCCGAGCGGCCCTTCGTCGCCATCCTGGGCGGCGCCAAGATCTCCGGGAAGATCGACGTCATCCGCAGCCTGCTCCCCAAGGTGGACCGCCTGCTGATCGGCGGCGCCATGGCGAACACCTTCTTCAGGGCGATGGGGCTGGAGACCGGCACCTCGCTGGTCGAGGACGACCGCGTCGACATGGCCCGCGAGCTCCTCCAGTCCTCCGGCGACCGGCTGGTGCTCCCCGCCGACTGCGTAGTGACCGACAGGCTGGAAGCGGGCGCGCCGAAGCAGGTCGTCCCCCGCGAGCAGATTCCCGCCGACCGGCTGGCGGCGGACGTGGGCCCGCGGACGGTGGAGGAGTTCCGCCGCATTCTCTCCGATGCCAGGACGGTGGTGTGGAACGGGCCGATGGGCGTCTTCGAGCAGCCCGAGTTCGCCGAAGGGACGCGCGGCGTGGCGCAGGCGGTGGCGGAGGCGACCGGCCGCGGCGCCACCACCATCGTCGGCGGCGGCGACTCGGCCGCCGCGGTCGCGGAGATGGGGCTGGAGGACCGCATGTCGCACGTCTCCACCGGCGGCGGGGCCTCGCTGGAGTTCCTCGAGGGGAAGACGCTCCCCGGCGTGGCCGCGCTCAGCGACCGGACCGGCTCGTGA
- the gap gene encoding type I glyceraldehyde-3-phosphate dehydrogenase — MAIRVAINGFGRIGRNVLRAAKQNGATDIDFVAVNDLTDTHTLAHLLRHDSVHRDYPGTVEARENSLVVDGDEVRVFAEKDPAALPWRDLGVDIVIESTGRFTKRDDAAKHIEGGAKKVIISAPAKGEDITIVLGVNEEKYDNASHHVVSNASCTTNCLAPVVKVLLDQFGFRRGVMTTVHAYTNDQNILDLPHKDLRRARAAAMSIIPTTTGAAKATGLVIPEVQGKIDGVAMRVPVPDVSLVDLVAELEQEVTAQQVNDALRAAAEGRLKGILAYEEEELVSVDFTGNPHSSIVDAPSTNVVGGLVKVMAWYDNEWGYSCRCVDLARYMGERLQNS, encoded by the coding sequence ATGGCTATCCGCGTCGCCATCAACGGGTTCGGCCGCATCGGCCGGAACGTGCTCCGCGCCGCCAAGCAGAACGGCGCCACCGACATCGACTTCGTGGCCGTCAACGACCTGACCGATACGCACACCCTCGCCCACCTGCTGCGCCACGACTCGGTGCACCGCGACTACCCCGGCACCGTCGAGGCGCGCGAGAATTCGCTCGTCGTCGACGGCGACGAGGTGCGCGTCTTCGCCGAGAAGGACCCCGCCGCGCTCCCCTGGCGCGACCTGGGCGTCGACATCGTCATCGAGTCCACCGGCCGCTTCACCAAGCGCGACGACGCCGCCAAGCACATCGAGGGCGGCGCGAAGAAGGTGATCATCTCCGCCCCCGCCAAGGGCGAGGACATCACCATCGTGCTGGGGGTGAACGAGGAGAAGTACGACAACGCCAGCCACCACGTGGTCTCCAACGCGAGCTGCACCACCAACTGCCTGGCGCCCGTGGTCAAGGTGCTGCTGGACCAGTTCGGCTTCCGCCGCGGCGTGATGACCACGGTGCACGCCTACACCAACGACCAGAACATCCTGGACCTGCCGCACAAGGACCTGCGCCGCGCCCGCGCCGCCGCCATGTCGATCATCCCCACCACCACCGGCGCCGCCAAGGCCACCGGGCTGGTGATCCCCGAGGTGCAGGGGAAGATCGACGGCGTGGCCATGCGCGTCCCCGTCCCCGACGTGTCGCTGGTGGACCTGGTGGCCGAGCTGGAGCAGGAGGTCACCGCCCAGCAGGTGAACGACGCCCTGCGCGCCGCGGCCGAGGGGCGGCTGAAGGGGATCCTGGCGTACGAGGAGGAGGAGCTGGTCTCGGTCGACTTCACCGGCAACCCGCACTCCTCCATCGTCGACGCGCCCAGCACCAACGTGGTGGGCGGCCTGGTGAAGGTGATGGCCTGGTACGACAACGAGTGGGGCTATTCCTGCCGCTGCGTCGACCTGGCCCGGTACATGGGCGAGCGGCTGCAGAACTCGTAG
- a CDS encoding ComF family protein — MTAPSLLRDLWSGALDLVFAPVCVACGGAIATADGERMVCRLCWLKCRPLPSPRCPRCWSPRLLDAEPEPACRTCREWPASVRAIRSAYVVGDAPRAMVHALKYRGWEGVADRMAAKMAALVDFPRDVDEEGKLVVPVPTSAARRRERGYNQAELLARGFAARTGRVMDATLLVRTRATVTQTALHPSERRANVARAFAVPPERAAELRGEHVVLVDDVWTTGATALACVEALLEAGARVASVATFARVVPELERL; from the coding sequence ATGACCGCCCCTTCCCTCCTCCGCGACCTCTGGTCCGGCGCCCTCGACCTGGTCTTCGCCCCCGTGTGCGTCGCGTGCGGCGGAGCGATCGCCACCGCCGACGGCGAGCGGATGGTCTGCCGCCTCTGCTGGCTGAAGTGCCGGCCGCTCCCCAGCCCGCGCTGCCCCCGCTGCTGGAGCCCCCGGCTGCTCGACGCCGAGCCCGAGCCCGCCTGCCGCACCTGCCGCGAGTGGCCGGCCTCCGTGCGCGCCATCCGCTCCGCGTACGTCGTCGGCGACGCGCCGCGGGCGATGGTGCACGCGCTCAAGTACCGCGGCTGGGAGGGCGTCGCCGACCGCATGGCGGCGAAGATGGCCGCGCTCGTCGACTTCCCCCGCGACGTGGACGAGGAGGGGAAGCTGGTGGTTCCCGTGCCCACCAGCGCGGCGCGGCGGCGCGAGCGCGGCTACAACCAGGCCGAGCTGCTGGCCCGGGGCTTCGCCGCGCGCACCGGCCGCGTGATGGACGCCACGCTCCTGGTCCGCACCCGCGCCACTGTCACGCAGACGGCCTTGCATCCGTCGGAGCGGCGGGCTAATGTGGCGCGCGCTTTCGCCGTCCCGCCGGAGCGGGCCGCCGAGCTCAGGGGCGAGCACGTCGTGCTGGTCGACGACGTGTGGACCACCGGCGCCACCGCGCTGGCGTGCGTCGAGGCGCTGCTGGAGGCGGGCGCCCGCGTGGCGAGCGTCGCCACCTTCGCGCGCGTCGTTCCGGAGCTGGAGCGCTTGTAG